The window CGCCGTGCGGCTGGATGATGCGTCGCGGGCGGACGTGGACACCATCGCCTCCACCCTGGTGGACACGCCCCTGGGGCCGCCCATCCCGCTGAAGATGCTGGCGAGCCTCACGCGCGAGTCGGGCCCCAACACCATCAGTCGCGAGGGCGTGCAGCGGAAGATGGTGGTGCAGGCCAATGTCGCGGGCAGGGACCTGTCCGCCGTGGTGGACGACCTGCGGGCTCGAATCACCCGCGAGGTGCCCATGCCCTCGGGGTACTACGTGGACTACGGCGGCCAGTTCGAGAGCGCGGAGGAGGCCACGCGCTCCATCGCCTGGCTGAGCGTGGCCGTGGTGGTGGGCATCTTCCTGCTGTTGGTGGTGGCCTTCGGCTCGGTGCGCAACTCGCTGCTCACCCTCATCAACCTCCCGCTGGCGCTCATTGGAGGAGTCGTGGCGGTCGCGCTGACCTCGGGCGTGGTGAGCGTGGCCTCGCTGGTGGGCTTCATCACCTTGTTCGGCATCGCCACGCGCAACGGCATCCTCATGGTGAGCCATTACGAGCACTTGATGGGCGAGGAAGGAAAGGGCCTCGAGGAAGCCGTGGTGCAGGGCTCCCTGGAACGGCTGGCGCCCGTGCTGATGACGGCGCTGTGCGCCGGGCTGGCGCTGGTTCCGCTCGTCATCGCGGGAGACGCGCCGGGCAATGAAATCCAGGCCCCCATGGGCGTGGTCATCCTCGGGGGCCTGTTGTCCTCCACCTTCCTCAACATGCTCGTGGTGCCGGTGCTCTTCCAACGGTTCGGCCGTCCGCCACGTGCTCCCGCCAGCGCCTCCTCGGCGGGAGAATGAAAGGAAGGCGGTCTCGCCAGACAGTTCGGGCGCCGACCAGGAGTTGTCGGGGCCTGCTCGTGCCCCCGCTCCCACCCGAGCCCTCAATGGGCCCCTCCGACGACTCCCGTCAGGAGGGGCGCGGACGATTTCATGCAACGGTGTCGCCCGGCCTGTCTCCTCCCGTCAGGAGGGGGCGCTCATGCCCCCATGACTCCTCGGGAGGACGACATGAAGGCGACGACGCGATACCTGGTGCTTCTCTCCATGCTGGTGGTGGGCTGTGGTGGCTCGAGCAAGGACGACGGGGACGATGGCAATCAATCGCTCCCGGAGACCTTCGAGTGCGGCGACAAGACCTGCAAGCGCGCCACCCAGTACTGCGCGACCGTCGCGAACGCCGAGACGACCCATCTGTGTCTGGAGAAGAAGGAGAGCTGCAAGAGCTGCGACTGCGTGGACCTGGAGACGGACCTCACCATCCAGACCGGGAGCCAGGCCTGCACCCCGAGCGACAAGCAGGACGTGGTCTTCTCCTGCGCCTATTACGATGACACGGACTACATCAAGGCCATCTGCAACGTGCGCTATCGCTGAGGACACCAGCCGATAGGACGGCCCGCCCCCACGGACGGGAGCGGGCTCCGAGGCTACCGACGAAGCCCCCTCCGCCTCACTGCTTCTGCTCGGCGGCCTTCTGCTGCTGCTGACGCATCTGCTCGAAGGAGGCCTGGTACTCGGCCATCGTCCCCAGGCCCACCGCGGCGCGGCGCGCGTCCACGTTGGCCGGGTCCTCGAGCGTCTTGGGCACCATCTTCCCCTCCACCTCTTCCATCTGGGTGCCGTAGCGCTGCGGCTTGCCGGTGTTCACCAGCACGCGGTCCGTGAGGTACGCCAGGTTCGCCGGCGAGCCCTCTCCCCGGGCCACGGCCTGCTCCAGCATCGGCAGCACCTTCTCCTGGAACGCCACGTCCTTGTCCGCGTGCTGCACCAGCAGCCACGCCGCGAACGAGGCGCGCGGCCCCACCAGCGCGTTGCCCGGCCAGCCCTTCTTCGCGATGACCTCCTTGAGCCACGCGGTGTTGGCCGCGTCGACCTCTTCCAGCTTCTTCTTCGCCGCCTCGTCCTGGAAGCTGGACCCGAAGAGCGCCTGCCGGACCTTCTGGTCCTCCTCCATGCGCGCGAGCAGCTCGTCTCGCAGCGCCGGGTCCGCCGCCTGGAGCTGCTTCGCGTCCTCCTCGACGACGCGCTGCTCGACGGCCGCGTAGCCCGGCAAGCCCCGGATGTTCTCGAGGTCCGGGTCCTTGCGCAGGTGGGCGACGTTGTTGAAGCCCTCGTCCACCGCGCGCCCCAGCCACGTCAGCGCCTCCTCGCCCTCCTTCGACAGGGACGCCGAACACGCCGCGTTGTAGGCCGTGTTCCGGTTGCGCACCCCACCCTCCCAGGCGCGGCGATACAGCGCCAACGCGGCCACGTGGTCACCCTTCCGAGCCAACCCATCCGCCTCCATCGCCGCCTGACGCGCCTCCGGCGTGGCCACGGGCTTGGGCGCGGCGGCTGAGGCCGAACTCCCAGCCGGGGCGGCCGCGCCTCCCGTCGAGTGGGCACAGGCGGCCAGGTTCAGGGCGGTCAGCAGGATGACGAGACGTCGCATGGGGGCTCCGGGGTGTGAGTGGAAAGAGGCCCGCGCAGTGTAGGCGGCTTTTCCTTGCTCCCAAGTCCTTACTCGACCGGGCCCCATGCCTCCCGGCTCACCTCGGCTCCTCCATCCCGCCGAAGTCGTCTTCCTTGGGAGGTGGCGGCGGTTGTCGCGTCCTCTTCACGGGCAGCCGCCAGCCGTGGCGCACGGAGAACATGCGCACCAGCGCCCCCAGGACGATGCCCGCGAGCAGCGCCAGGCGCTTGTGCCCCGCGAGGGAGAGCACGAGGCACGCGGCGCTCGCGGCCAGCGCCGCCAGCGCGTAGTAGCCCGGCTCCGGGCGCATCACCGTGGGCGTGCGCCGGATGAGCACGTCGCGGATGATGCCGCCCCCCACGGACGTGATGATGCCCACCAGCAGGGCCGTGCCGGGCGACAG of the Myxococcus stipitatus genome contains:
- a CDS encoding DUF6624 domain-containing protein; translated protein: MRRLVILLTALNLAACAHSTGGAAAPAGSSASAAAPKPVATPEARQAAMEADGLARKGDHVAALALYRRAWEGGVRNRNTAYNAACSASLSKEGEEALTWLGRAVDEGFNNVAHLRKDPDLENIRGLPGYAAVEQRVVEEDAKQLQAADPALRDELLARMEEDQKVRQALFGSSFQDEAAKKKLEEVDAANTAWLKEVIAKKGWPGNALVGPRASFAAWLLVQHADKDVAFQEKVLPMLEQAVARGEGSPANLAYLTDRVLVNTGKPQRYGTQMEEVEGKMVPKTLEDPANVDARRAAVGLGTMAEYQASFEQMRQQQQKAAEQKQ